A portion of the Limosilactobacillus reuteri genome contains these proteins:
- a CDS encoding DUF998 domain-containing protein, translating into MAKKYQIEIPDSAFKKTDFSTNEELSLSVNHKQINIRPINVSDQLPKISIFWYVIPSIILAAIFLAFFSARKINTVPITGDDYSIANGALILGVCSGILSFLITFIITKILGKGPSKDFHWRSLPTITIACGLIIAFSLSAIFWLFGQMFKDARFDIYTATAFIFVIIAAINYIMINLALTLSSGVITNLLTIMIIGGMLFSMLTNSKRDWWRYNFSFLGTAKNSTSLQFNITLIFTGLLMIALVDYLFVNIQRRYHGYKIQVLRWLLIMLAICIASIGLFPNNPEFHVLHDRISMWLVYIMLILIVVIRWVLPEVTKQFLVISYTIGAVMSIEYIVFKLTNYLSLTAFELFEFGLAFSWLLLLLQNIENLAQFGQNLFVVKLKPVKDDTN; encoded by the coding sequence TTGGCAAAAAAATATCAGATAGAAATTCCTGACTCAGCATTTAAAAAGACAGATTTTTCTACGAATGAAGAACTTTCTCTTAGTGTTAATCATAAGCAAATTAACATTCGTCCAATAAATGTGAGTGATCAACTACCTAAAATTAGTATTTTCTGGTATGTGATTCCTTCAATTATTTTAGCTGCAATATTTTTAGCTTTTTTTAGTGCTAGAAAAATTAACACAGTCCCGATAACAGGTGATGATTATTCCATTGCCAATGGTGCTTTAATCTTAGGAGTATGCAGTGGAATTCTATCGTTTTTGATAACATTTATTATTACTAAAATTCTCGGAAAAGGGCCTAGCAAGGATTTTCATTGGCGGAGTTTGCCAACAATTACGATTGCATGCGGCCTAATCATTGCATTTTCGCTATCGGCAATTTTTTGGCTGTTCGGTCAGATGTTTAAGGATGCGCGGTTTGATATTTATACTGCAACTGCTTTTATATTTGTAATTATTGCGGCAATAAACTATATTATGATTAATTTGGCGTTAACATTATCGTCAGGAGTTATCACCAATTTATTAACAATAATGATTATTGGTGGAATGCTTTTCTCAATGTTGACGAATTCTAAACGAGACTGGTGGCGTTATAATTTCAGTTTTTTAGGAACAGCGAAAAATTCCACAAGTCTGCAATTTAATATAACTTTGATTTTTACTGGATTGTTAATGATTGCTTTAGTTGATTACTTATTTGTAAATATTCAACGCCGGTATCACGGTTATAAAATTCAAGTATTGCGGTGGCTGTTAATTATGTTAGCTATCTGTATCGCTTCTATTGGTCTTTTTCCCAATAATCCAGAATTTCATGTTTTACATGACCGAATTTCAATGTGGCTTGTTTATATTATGCTAATTCTGATTGTAGTTATTAGGTGGGTTCTACCTGAAGTTACTAAACAATTTTTGGTGATTTCTTATACGATTGGAGCCGTAATGAGTATTGAATATATTGTTTTTAAGTTAACTAACTATCTTTCCTTAACAGCATTCGAATTGTTTGAATTTGGCTTAGCCTTTTCTTGGTTGCTTTTATTACTACAAAATATTGAAAATCTCGCTCAATTTGGGCAAAACTTATTTGTAGTAAAACTCAAACCGGTAAAAGATGATACTAATTAA
- a CDS encoding DNA-directed RNA polymerase subunit beta — protein sequence MNSLAGHLVKYGKHRTRRSYSRIKEVLELPNLIEIQTDSYNWFMEKGLREMFDDIMPIDDFQGKLSLEFVDYQLLEPKYTVDEAREHDANYSAPLHVTLRLTNHETGEIKSQDVFFGDFPLMTDQGTFIINGAERVIVSQLVRSPGVYYSEENDKNGRPNYGATFIPNRGAWLEYETDAKNVSYVRIDRTRKLPMTELIRALGFGSDDEIIDMFGGDSETLSLTLDKDVHKNAEDSRVEEALKDIYERLRPGEPKTADSARSLLTARFFDPKRYDMAPVGRYKTNKKLMLKYRLLGQTLAETLADPDTGEVLAQKGDTVTKELLNKLEPYLDRDDFKTITYTPSDEAVVTEPVKLQKILVYSKTDPDRVVPIIGNGHIPLEYKHIEPADILASLNYFFNLQEGIGSTDDIDHLGNRRIRSVGELLQNQFRIGLARMERVVRERMSIQDPDTVTPQQLINIRPVVASIKEFFGSSQLSQFMDQTNPLGELTHKRRLSALGPGGLTRDRAGYEVRDVHYTHYGRMCPIETPEGPNIGLINSLSSYARVNKYGFIETPYRRVSWKDHKVTDKIDYLTADEEDNFIIAQANTPLNDDGSFVDDQVMARDKDDYIETSVENIDYMDVSPKQVVSVASACIPFLENDDSNRALMGANMQRQAVPLINPHAPLVSTGIDYKAAHDSGVAMIAKKPGTVEYVDAREVRVREEDGTLDTYKLMKFRRSNGGKNYNQRPIVKVGEHVDADDVLADGPSMEQGELALGQNPLIAFMTWQGYNFEDAIAINERLVKDDVYTSIHIESYESEARETKLGPEEMTREIPNVGDDALKDLDENGIVRVGAEVHDGDILVGKVTPKGMTELSAEERLLHAIFGEKSREVRDTSLRVPHGGGGIIQDVKVFTRENGDELSPGVNTMVRVYIAQKRKIQVGDKMSGRHGNKGTVSIVVPEEDMPYMPDGTPIDIMLSPMGVPSRMNIGQLLELHLGMAAHRLGIHMATPVFDGASDKDVWDAVRESGFPEDGKTILYDGRTGEPFENRIAVGSMHYLKLAHMVDDKIHARSTGPYSLVTQQPLGGKAQFGGQRFGEMEVWALEAYGAAYTLQEILTYKSDDTVGRVRTYDAIINGQPIPKPGVPESFRVLVKELQALGLDMKVLDGNNKEIQLKNMDEDDDEVVNVDALAKYAEEHKTDDKKNEEENKSEATSTTTDDKTNQN from the coding sequence GTGAACAGTTTGGCTGGACATTTAGTTAAATACGGTAAACACCGTACCCGTCGTAGCTACTCGCGAATTAAAGAAGTTCTCGAATTGCCAAACCTTATTGAAATCCAAACCGATTCTTACAATTGGTTTATGGAAAAAGGTTTACGGGAAATGTTTGATGATATTATGCCAATTGATGATTTTCAAGGAAAGCTTTCTTTGGAATTCGTTGACTATCAACTTTTAGAACCTAAGTATACTGTTGACGAAGCTCGTGAACACGATGCTAATTACTCAGCACCACTTCATGTTACGTTACGGCTAACTAACCATGAAACTGGTGAAATTAAGTCTCAAGATGTATTCTTTGGTGACTTCCCACTAATGACTGACCAAGGTACATTCATTATTAATGGTGCCGAACGGGTTATTGTTTCACAATTAGTTCGTTCACCAGGGGTCTACTATAGTGAAGAAAATGATAAAAATGGTCGGCCAAACTACGGTGCTACCTTTATTCCAAACCGTGGTGCATGGTTAGAATACGAAACTGATGCTAAGAATGTTTCATATGTTCGAATCGACCGGACTCGTAAGTTGCCAATGACTGAATTAATTCGTGCATTGGGCTTTGGCTCTGACGATGAAATTATTGATATGTTCGGTGGCGATAGTGAGACATTATCATTAACCTTGGATAAAGATGTTCACAAGAACGCTGAAGATTCTCGGGTTGAAGAAGCCTTAAAGGACATTTATGAACGGCTTCGTCCTGGTGAACCCAAGACTGCTGATTCAGCACGGAGCTTATTAACAGCTCGTTTCTTTGATCCAAAGCGTTATGATATGGCACCAGTTGGTCGTTACAAGACAAACAAGAAGTTGATGCTTAAGTACCGTTTACTTGGACAAACTTTAGCTGAAACTTTAGCAGATCCTGATACTGGTGAAGTATTAGCGCAAAAGGGTGATACGGTAACTAAGGAATTGCTTAATAAGCTTGAACCTTACTTAGACCGTGATGACTTTAAGACTATTACTTACACTCCATCAGATGAAGCGGTTGTAACTGAACCAGTTAAGTTACAAAAGATTTTAGTATATTCTAAGACTGATCCTGATCGAGTTGTACCTATTATTGGTAACGGTCATATCCCATTAGAATACAAGCACATTGAACCAGCTGATATTCTTGCTTCCTTAAACTACTTCTTTAACTTACAAGAAGGTATTGGTAGTACAGACGATATCGACCACTTAGGTAACCGTCGTATTCGTTCAGTTGGTGAATTACTTCAAAACCAATTCCGGATTGGTCTTGCACGGATGGAACGGGTTGTTCGTGAACGGATGTCAATTCAAGATCCTGACACTGTTACCCCACAGCAATTGATTAATATTCGTCCAGTGGTTGCTTCTATTAAAGAATTCTTTGGTTCATCCCAGCTTTCTCAGTTCATGGACCAAACCAACCCATTAGGTGAATTAACTCATAAGCGTCGTCTTTCAGCGCTTGGTCCTGGTGGTTTGACTCGTGACCGGGCTGGATATGAAGTGCGGGACGTTCACTATACTCACTATGGCCGGATGTGCCCTATTGAAACGCCAGAAGGTCCTAACATTGGTCTTATTAACAGTCTTTCATCTTACGCACGGGTAAATAAATATGGATTCATCGAAACTCCATACCGTCGTGTTTCCTGGAAGGATCACAAGGTAACTGATAAGATTGATTACTTAACCGCTGACGAAGAAGATAACTTCATCATTGCTCAGGCTAACACGCCATTAAATGATGATGGTTCATTTGTTGACGATCAAGTAATGGCTCGTGATAAGGATGACTACATCGAAACCAGTGTTGAAAACATTGATTACATGGATGTTTCTCCTAAGCAAGTTGTTTCTGTTGCCTCTGCATGTATCCCATTCCTTGAAAACGATGACTCCAACCGTGCGTTGATGGGTGCTAACATGCAACGGCAGGCTGTTCCGTTGATCAATCCTCATGCTCCATTGGTAAGTACTGGTATTGACTACAAGGCTGCCCATGACTCTGGGGTTGCAATGATTGCTAAGAAGCCAGGAACGGTTGAGTATGTAGATGCTCGTGAAGTACGGGTTCGTGAAGAAGATGGAACACTTGATACTTACAAGTTAATGAAGTTCCGTCGTTCAAACGGTGGTAAGAACTACAACCAACGCCCAATTGTTAAGGTTGGCGAACATGTTGATGCTGATGACGTATTAGCTGATGGTCCATCAATGGAACAAGGTGAATTAGCTCTTGGACAAAATCCATTAATCGCCTTCATGACTTGGCAAGGATACAACTTCGAAGATGCCATCGCTATTAATGAACGACTAGTTAAAGACGATGTTTATACTTCTATCCACATCGAATCATACGAATCTGAAGCACGTGAAACCAAGCTTGGACCTGAAGAAATGACGCGGGAAATTCCAAACGTTGGTGACGATGCTTTGAAAGATCTTGATGAAAACGGGATTGTTCGTGTCGGTGCCGAAGTTCATGATGGAGATATTTTAGTAGGTAAGGTTACTCCAAAGGGAATGACTGAATTATCTGCCGAAGAACGCCTTCTTCACGCTATCTTTGGTGAAAAATCACGTGAAGTTCGTGATACTTCATTACGTGTTCCTCATGGTGGTGGCGGAATCATCCAAGATGTTAAAGTCTTCACTCGTGAAAATGGGGATGAACTATCACCAGGTGTAAATACAATGGTTCGTGTTTACATTGCACAAAAGCGGAAGATCCAAGTTGGGGATAAGATGTCTGGACGTCATGGTAACAAGGGTACTGTTTCTATCGTTGTGCCAGAAGAAGATATGCCATATATGCCAGATGGAACTCCTATTGATATTATGCTTAGTCCGATGGGTGTGCCAAGTCGTATGAACATTGGTCAGCTTCTTGAATTGCACCTAGGAATGGCTGCTCATCGTCTTGGGATTCATATGGCTACTCCAGTATTCGATGGTGCATCTGATAAAGATGTGTGGGATGCTGTTCGTGAATCTGGATTCCCAGAGGACGGTAAGACAATTCTTTATGACGGTCGTACCGGTGAACCATTTGAAAACCGGATTGCTGTTGGTTCAATGCACTATCTTAAGTTAGCTCACATGGTTGATGATAAGATTCACGCTCGTTCAACTGGTCCTTACTCACTTGTTACTCAACAGCCATTAGGTGGTAAGGCACAATTTGGTGGACAGCGTTTCGGTGAAATGGAAGTTTGGGCTCTTGAAGCTTATGGTGCTGCCTACACTCTTCAAGAAATCCTTACTTACAAGTCAGATGATACTGTTGGTCGTGTTCGGACTTATGATGCAATCATCAATGGTCAACCAATTCCTAAGCCAGGTGTTCCAGAATCATTCCGTGTTCTTGTTAAGGAATTACAAGCATTAGGTCTTGATATGAAGGTTCTTGATGGTAACAACAAGGAAATTCAGTTAAAGAACATGGACGAAGATGATGATGAAGTTGTAAATGTTGATGCATTAGCTAAATATGCAGAAGAACATAAAACAGACGATAAGAAGAACGAAGAAGAAAACAAGTCTGAAGCAACTTCAACAACTACCGATGACAAAACTAATCAAAATTAA
- the rpoC gene encoding DNA-directed RNA polymerase subunit beta', giving the protein MIDVNKFESMQIGLASPDKIRSWSYGEVKKPETINYRTLKPEKQGLFDERIFGPTKDYECACGKYKRIRYKGRVCDRCGVEVTSAKVRRERMGHIELAAPVSHIWYFKGIPSRMGLVLDMSPRSLEEVIYFASYVVLDPGDTPLEKKQLLTEAEYRDKKAEYGDRFKAEMGAAAIQKLLADVYLEKEAAELKEELKEATGQKRTRAIRRLDILEAFIKSGNKPEWMVMDVIPVMPPDLRPMVQLEGGRFATSDLNDLYRRVINRNNRLKRLLKLQAPGIIVQNEKRMLQEAVDALIDNGRRGRPVAGPGNRPLKSLSHLLKGKQGRFRQNLLGKRVDYSGRSVIDVGPSLKLNQMGLPVPMALELFKPFIMHELVKRGLSANVKAAKRKIDRSDDDVFDVLEDVIKEHPVLLNRAPTLHRLGIQAFEPILVSGKSMRLHPLVCSAYNADFDGDQMAIHVPLSDEAQAEARLLMLAAHHILSPRDGEPIVSPSQDMVIGNYYMTTEDKGREGEGMIFKDTDEAELAYRNDYVSLQTRVGVQVSAFPEKPFTDEQRGKIMVTTVGKLLFNRIMPKDFAYINEPTDANIQNGVDDRFFLEPGQDIHEYLENAPLVPPFKKGFLSDLIAEVYKRYKVTKTSQFLDRIKDLGYYESTISGLTTAMSDIHDLPEKPEILDKAQKQVALITKQFRRGLITDDERYERVIGAWNDAKDEVQNKLIEHMDIHNPINMMSDSGARGNISNFTQLAGMRGLMASPNGKIMELPVKSNFYEGLSVLEMFISSHGARKGMTDTALKTANSGYLTRRLVDVAQDVVVREKDCGTDRGLEVTAITNGNEMIEPLYDRIMGRYTMKSVFDPKTGEKIVGKNVLIDEEMAQKIVDAGVKKVTIRSAFTCNTEHGVCERCYGRNAATGDRVEAGEAVGTVAAQSIGEPGTQLTLRNFHTGGVAGNDDITQGLPRIQEIVEARNPKGRATITEVTGEVVSIEENPAERTKDITIKGETDTRTYTLPITARMKVAEGDFIHRGAPLNEGSIDPKELIQVRDVLSTETYLLSQVQGVYRMQGIDLLDKHVEIMIRQMMRKVRVMDPGDTDLLPGQLMDISQFRDANKDTLVAGNIPATARPVILGITKAALETNSFLSAASFQETTRVLTDAAIRGKNDPLVGLKENVIIGKIIPAGTGMSAYRNIKLKEVSVAAYSIKDIEAKLKEEDKQN; this is encoded by the coding sequence TTGATTGATGTCAATAAATTTGAAAGTATGCAGATCGGTCTGGCATCTCCAGATAAGATCCGTAGTTGGTCATATGGGGAAGTTAAAAAGCCCGAGACTATTAACTACCGGACATTAAAGCCAGAAAAGCAAGGTCTGTTTGACGAACGAATCTTTGGCCCAACCAAGGATTACGAATGTGCGTGTGGAAAGTACAAGCGTATCCGTTACAAAGGTCGTGTTTGTGACCGTTGTGGTGTTGAGGTTACTAGTGCAAAAGTTCGTCGTGAACGGATGGGGCACATTGAATTAGCTGCTCCTGTATCTCACATTTGGTACTTTAAAGGAATTCCAAGTCGAATGGGACTTGTATTAGATATGAGTCCACGTTCGCTTGAAGAAGTTATTTACTTTGCTTCATATGTTGTTCTTGATCCAGGTGATACTCCACTTGAAAAGAAACAACTTTTAACTGAAGCAGAATATCGTGATAAAAAAGCAGAATATGGTGACCGGTTCAAAGCTGAAATGGGAGCTGCTGCTATTCAAAAACTTTTAGCTGATGTTTACTTAGAAAAGGAAGCTGCTGAATTAAAGGAAGAATTGAAAGAAGCTACTGGTCAAAAACGGACTCGTGCTATTCGTCGTCTTGATATTCTTGAAGCTTTCATTAAGTCAGGAAACAAGCCTGAATGGATGGTTATGGATGTAATTCCAGTTATGCCACCTGACTTGCGGCCAATGGTTCAACTTGAAGGGGGACGTTTTGCTACCTCCGATTTGAATGATTTATATCGGCGGGTTATTAACCGTAATAACCGGTTGAAGCGACTTCTTAAATTACAAGCACCTGGAATTATTGTTCAAAATGAAAAACGGATGCTTCAAGAAGCTGTTGATGCATTAATCGATAATGGTCGCCGCGGACGTCCAGTAGCTGGACCAGGTAACCGTCCATTGAAGTCACTTTCTCACTTACTTAAGGGGAAGCAAGGACGTTTCCGTCAAAACTTACTTGGTAAGCGTGTTGATTACTCTGGCCGTTCCGTTATTGATGTTGGTCCATCATTGAAGTTGAACCAAATGGGATTACCAGTTCCAATGGCGCTTGAATTATTTAAGCCATTTATTATGCATGAATTGGTAAAGCGTGGTCTTTCTGCTAACGTTAAAGCTGCTAAGCGTAAGATTGATCGCAGTGATGATGATGTCTTTGATGTATTGGAAGATGTTATTAAGGAACACCCAGTTCTATTGAACCGGGCACCTACTCTTCACCGGTTAGGTATCCAAGCGTTCGAACCAATCTTGGTTTCTGGTAAGTCAATGCGTCTTCACCCATTAGTATGTTCAGCATATAACGCTGACTTTGATGGGGATCAGATGGCTATTCACGTTCCATTATCTGATGAAGCTCAAGCGGAGGCACGTTTGTTAATGCTTGCTGCCCACCATATTCTTAGTCCTCGTGACGGAGAACCTATTGTTTCACCATCACAGGATATGGTTATTGGTAACTACTACATGACTACTGAAGATAAGGGTCGTGAAGGTGAAGGAATGATCTTCAAGGATACTGATGAAGCTGAACTTGCTTACCGCAATGACTATGTTTCATTACAAACCCGTGTTGGAGTTCAAGTATCTGCATTCCCTGAAAAACCATTTACTGATGAACAACGAGGCAAGATCATGGTGACAACTGTTGGTAAGCTTCTTTTCAACCGAATTATGCCAAAAGATTTTGCTTACATTAACGAACCAACAGATGCAAATATTCAAAATGGTGTTGATGATCGTTTCTTCCTTGAACCTGGTCAAGATATTCATGAATACCTTGAAAATGCACCATTAGTTCCACCATTTAAGAAGGGCTTCTTATCTGACTTAATTGCTGAAGTATATAAGCGTTACAAAGTTACAAAGACGTCCCAATTCTTAGACCGTATTAAGGACTTAGGTTACTACGAATCAACTATTTCTGGTCTAACTACTGCTATGTCTGATATTCATGATTTACCAGAAAAACCAGAAATTCTTGATAAGGCACAAAAGCAAGTTGCTTTAATTACTAAGCAATTCCGTCGTGGTTTAATTACAGACGACGAACGTTATGAACGAGTAATCGGTGCATGGAACGATGCTAAGGATGAAGTTCAAAACAAGTTAATTGAACACATGGATATCCATAACCCAATTAACATGATGTCCGACTCTGGTGCGCGGGGTAACATTTCAAACTTTACTCAGTTAGCCGGAATGCGTGGATTGATGGCATCACCAAACGGTAAGATTATGGAATTGCCTGTTAAGTCAAACTTCTATGAAGGACTTTCAGTGTTGGAAATGTTTATTTCATCACACGGTGCTCGTAAAGGTATGACTGATACAGCCTTGAAGACTGCCAATTCAGGTTACTTAACTCGTCGTCTTGTTGATGTTGCGCAAGATGTGGTTGTTCGTGAAAAAGACTGTGGTACTGATCGCGGACTTGAAGTTACTGCTATTACAAACGGTAACGAAATGATTGAACCACTTTATGATCGAATCATGGGTCGTTACACTATGAAGTCTGTCTTTGATCCTAAGACTGGTGAAAAGATTGTTGGTAAGAATGTCCTTATCGACGAAGAAATGGCTCAAAAGATTGTCGATGCAGGCGTAAAGAAGGTAACTATTCGTTCAGCATTTACTTGCAACACTGAACATGGTGTATGTGAACGTTGTTATGGACGAAACGCAGCTACTGGTGACCGTGTAGAAGCTGGTGAAGCTGTCGGAACTGTTGCTGCTCAATCAATTGGTGAACCAGGTACTCAGTTAACTCTTCGTAACTTCCACACTGGTGGAGTTGCTGGTAACGATGATATTACTCAAGGTCTTCCACGTATCCAAGAAATTGTTGAAGCACGTAATCCTAAAGGTCGTGCAACAATTACAGAGGTTACTGGTGAAGTTGTGTCTATCGAAGAAAATCCTGCTGAACGGACGAAGGATATTACGATTAAAGGTGAGACTGATACCCGAACTTACACCCTTCCAATTACAGCACGGATGAAAGTTGCTGAAGGTGATTTCATTCACCGTGGGGCACCACTAAATGAAGGTTCGATTGATCCTAAGGAATTAATCCAAGTTCGTGATGTTCTTTCTACTGAAACTTACCTCTTATCTCAAGTTCAAGGTGTTTACCGGATGCAGGGTATTGACTTGTTAGATAAGCACGTTGAAATTATGATTCGTCAAATGATGCGGAAAGTTCGTGTCATGGATCCAGGTGATACCGATCTTCTACCGGGTCAATTAATGGATATCAGTCAGTTCCGTGACGCCAACAAGGATACCTTAGTTGCTGGAAATATTCCTGCAACAGCTCGTCCTGTTATTCTTGGTATTACTAAGGCTGCCTTAGAGACAAACAGTTTCTTGTCAGCTGCTTCGTTCCAAGAAACTACACGTGTATTAACTGATGCTGCTATTCGTGGTAAGAACGATCCATTAGTTGGATTGAAAGAAAATGTTATTATTGGTAAGATTATTCCTGCAGGTACTGGTATGAGTGCTTACCGGAACATCAAGCTCAAAGAAGTTAGTGTAGCTGCTTACTCAATTAAAGATATTGAGGCTAAGTTAAAAGAAGAAGATAAGCAAAACTAA
- a CDS encoding TetR/AcrR family transcriptional regulator, translating into MKRAEQLEKTRQAILKTATKLFLQKGFGETSTRDIAKQIGITQPALYHHFSDKEVLYLDVMTNLCGKVRQDINKVMRKHDLSPNEQLWQITKALKKHHPLSVYDQYNQAMRLLSKSAQQKLNMIFTMDYLEPIAAFFRQPDVGLRPDILPKEAAELFIAGLTPIFGTSQLIGGHSITPEQRDQLILDCIVNGLSNWGGKN; encoded by the coding sequence ATGAAGCGAGCGGAACAATTAGAAAAGACAAGACAAGCAATCTTAAAAACCGCTACAAAATTATTTTTACAAAAGGGATTTGGTGAAACTTCAACACGGGATATTGCCAAACAGATTGGAATTACTCAACCGGCTTTATACCACCACTTCAGCGATAAAGAGGTTTTATATCTGGATGTAATGACAAATTTATGTGGAAAAGTTCGCCAAGATATTAATAAAGTAATGCGTAAACATGATTTGTCACCGAATGAACAATTATGGCAAATTACCAAGGCATTAAAAAAACATCATCCATTAAGTGTTTATGACCAATACAATCAAGCGATGCGTCTATTATCGAAAAGTGCACAGCAAAAGCTTAATATGATTTTTACGATGGATTATCTAGAACCGATTGCAGCATTCTTCCGTCAACCGGATGTAGGGTTGCGCCCTGACATTCTTCCTAAAGAAGCTGCTGAATTATTTATTGCCGGATTAACTCCAATTTTTGGTACTTCTCAATTAATTGGTGGCCATTCAATTACACCAGAACAACGTGACCAATTAATCCTAGATTGCATTGTTAACGGTTTATCAAATTGGGGCGGAAAAAATTAA